The Halogeometricum rufum genome has a segment encoding these proteins:
- a CDS encoding FaeA/PapI family transcriptional regulator has translation MDNPHEDGDERDDEGKFSTRYAPEDFLSALDRLGGSGSTKEIADEVGCSRRTANYRLSDLENEGRVDSREVGRSILWQVNEDGE, from the coding sequence ATGGATAATCCCCACGAAGACGGTGACGAACGGGACGACGAGGGGAAGTTCTCGACGAGATACGCTCCGGAGGATTTCCTCAGCGCACTAGACCGATTAGGTGGTTCAGGATCGACAAAGGAGATTGCAGACGAAGTGGGCTGTTCGAGACGGACAGCGAACTATCGCCTCTCTGACCTCGAAAACGAAGGGCGAGTCGACTCGCGCGAAGTTGGACGATCGATTCTGTGGCAGGTGAACGAAGATGGCGAATAG